TGGGGTACTCCCCCTTCTTGGAGGGATGCAATTATTTTGGCTATTACAAAAGCTGGGAAAGATGAAGAAAATGCGGCAGTTACAGACCAGAGAGTGTCCTCAACttagttttttttaatatttacaaCCACAATGGCACATAGGTTAGAGAGTTTGCTCCCGGGATTTATCAATTTGGATCAAACAGGGTTTATCCAACATGGATAAACATTGAACATTGAAATTTGGCTTTGGGGAAATTTTTTGTAACAATAATAAAATCCTTATACAATAAATTGAGACCACGGATTCAGAAAAATGGGGATTTATTGGACTCGTTTGAACTGGAGAGAGGTATGAGACATCTCGTACCCGATCTCGCACCTCCTTTTCACTCTTTATATagaacctctgggtcaatgtaAAAGACAATCCGTGTCAGTTAAAGGAATTGCAACGTCAGGAGAGGAGCAGAAGGTGGTGATGTTCgcagattcaattcaattaaaaaatactttattaatcccagagggaaatcgattgctgtagtagctcagaataataataataataatatgatgatGACGTGTTGGTCTTCCTAGATGACCCTGGGAACTCATTTATGGTTTTAATGACACTAGTAGCACAGTTTGAGAACTTATCGGCGAAGACGCGCCGGCAAATGTTTTCTCTAAATTGGGAAGCCGTTTCAATTAAATATTTGGGAATACTGGTAACAAAAGATGTTTCTAAATTAGCACAAATGAATTACGATCCCATATCTGCGACCATTAAATCTGATCTGCACAGATGGTCTCCAATTCCTTTTATGAAATTGAAATCTAGGATAAATGCAGTCAAAATGAATATACTACCTCGCTTATTATGTGTTTAGAACCTTACCGATAGAGGTAAGTGAGAATCGTTTTAAGGAATGGGATAAGTGGGTTTTCCTTTTCATTTGGTGGGGGACGACGAAGAATTATAATTATCAAATATGTATTTGATGTTGTTTGTGTCAATCATTACTGTTCAGGTGTTCTTTTAAGGTCTCTGTCTTTTTGGAATGATTTCTATTATGTTGTCCACATtttgtttccataattttattttgcagtttaagGGGGGCAGCAGCTATGGCTTTTAGCTCCATGTCCTCCATGAAGAACTCACAAAGCGTAGCGGACAATGGGTCACTGGGACATggcaaagccttccagttgtttggaaGTAGGCcatctgctgcctgcagataaatgAATAAGGAAGTAACGCCACCAACAGTCTAGTAGACAAATATCACCAAAACCCAACcaaaataaccataaaaataacCATATACCTCAAAACATCAAGAGGTGCTTTTGCAAAAGAAAATGCGCGTTGGTTGATAATCATCCATCCATAGACCTAATCCCTCAAAATCTTAACAGCTTGTTTATTGCTGGGTGATTTTCCATTACTTGATCAAGGCCCCACAAATTTTGCTTAGAGATTTTTTTTGTACttcgaaaaataaataaatacataataataataataataataatacaaaaccTCGCTATAGTGATCATTCTGTTAATTTTTTTTGTCAAGTCAACTTGGTAAATATGGTGCAAGGACAAAGAACCTGTGATTAAAGAAATTTACAAAAATATTAACATTTTGCAAACAGTGCAATGCAAAACTctttgcgctagctagcacatgactTAACTGACAAAATCAACATATTTTAAGATTAATTGATGAGACTCTGGGTTGTTATAAAAAATTGTTGTTATCCAGGTGCATTAACTTTTGTTCAAATTCACATATAGGAGGCGCTAACGGGTCCAAAAGTTTATATTAGAATAACTGCTTGATGAATTTCCGCAAAACTTGGCACACATGTTCATAAGCATATCCTAAAGCCATACTTGGAAAATAGTTTAAAAGTGGGTGTGGCTAATAGGCCTTAAATATTTTGCCTGTTTTTCATCATGAAATAGATTCTATTCAGAAAATTGCAGATTTTATACATAACTGCCTCCCCTAGACCCAATAGATTCAGGTGACCAAAATATTTTGGTCAATTGTCTCTCCAAGTCAATTAGGTTATGGGGTGATAGCACGCAGACAGGGAAATGTGCAGAGGGGCGGGGCCGCGGGGAGTGGCGCAGGTTGTGGGACAACTCTCATTGTGGTTTGCAGGAAATAAACACATCTTTAATAGTAAAGAACATTAGATTAGGAGAAGAACATGGGTGCAGAAGCAGAACCAGAGCAGAGAACATGATGATGACCACACCAATCCAGTTCAGGAACTGTCACAGACCAGACAAAAGGGCGAAAGAAAAGCGTCTACCCAGAGGCTGTGAGGTTAATGACCTCTGACCCATAAGCTGACCTTTGCTTTTTATTAACCACCATCTGATTATAAAAGTTTAGAATATCTTTAGATAGCTTCTTTCCTCGGGCTGGTTAAAGGAACACTTTACAACCACCCATATTTCTGTAACAATGTTAAAGGATAAGAGTTAAATCTGAAATCCATCATAAAAGCTGCAGAGAAATAGAGAAAAATCGCCCAAACAGAAGGAAACCTTAGCTCATCTACAGCAAAACAGCACAAAAAGGTCAACTCACGCTTCAGAATGGGCAATGTCATCCAGTGTGGCTGAGGCAGACCGATATCTgaagaaacaacagcaggataatgacttaaagacacacactTGCACATTACCGCTGCTCATCTActtaaccctctcactgtcctcatgggtgacccctccaggaaacGTGACCTTTGAgttgggttgatggtttatcccttgaggtccacgtggcagggataAGGAGCGAGTacaacctcacccctgccacgtggacctcaagggataaaccatcaacccagcTTAATGGTCACGTTTCCTGGAGGGGACACCCGAtaggacagtgagagggttaCGTATCACGTTTTACTTTCACTTTTGGAGCAGTCTCATCATTAATTATTCCATGGCAGTTTTTTGGACGGGACAGCTTTTACATTTGATGGCAAACCGTCCCGTTTTTTGTAATATCGAATCTAGAATTAGCGTTTTGTGGAAGTGAAATAAAAATCCGATTTttgcacaaatcattcaacaAGCGTGTTTAAGTCTGTACTAGTGTCACCCCGGCCTTGGTCTGCCGGAGTGTTTGCGGCTCCCGTGTTAGGGagcttaagatttttggcatctgtctggTTGATcctggtggctgtctggtgggatctgagtctctgggctctgttgggtccctggcggggctggtcgcccctgggtcccaggtcgctagattccggactcggccggcttgggggtgggaggctgcgggtgggcctgtgggcttgccgctgatttctcccgggactctgactgctggttgtgacccccggggagatcctctgcgcctcttgagaggggggcggggcttgtctggttagtctccctggggtccctgcactctggggcagctgctggatctctgggacttggagctcatttacatcttctacacatctttggggagcagatctgtggcccctcacactctctgttggacgcgcctatagagaaaccttacacatacaagcgcgtatggtgctctcataagtatagacttgggcacgttcaacacatgttttAGGGCTGTggatggcactaaatgcactgtgatttattattgtgattgttcagtaaaactaaGGTAAAttgtatatttcctcatcagtttGACGCAGCGatggcttgctcttgttgtattgttgtgtgtccctttgttttgtgtttttgttttcttcttcctgcaggtctagaagcagacgcttgttcatcattgattgtttatttttgtgtacatgaccgttcagactgcagcCGCTTTCAAAAGCATCAGATGTGCGTCGGAATTAGTACAACGTATAAGTGACACGGAtcgcataaaaaaaaaaaaatcagatccGTGCCattcagactgtcataaaaaaatCATATGGGTCGCATGTGAGGAAAAAAGCGGACTTGATGCGTttatgcctgcagtgtgaacgtaggaaTTTGCTTTGGTGGTCCTTATTGTGTTTTAATTATATGCACTAGTGTTTGTTAGTGTGTTTAAGCAATTATAAGAACTAATTTTGCTTTTTAGAGATTGTAACAAATTTGTAATGCTGGTGCTACAACCTTTTTTTCTGTGCTACAAAACCTACGACCTTCATAGCACCGGTGCGATAAGCTAACACTGTTACAGCTctgaggccctctgatacgggctgttggttccctgtatgaccggcgcaagagcttggtccgcattgcctgcaGTAAGTCAGGTTCATTCCCGgtcagagttggactctgccaaggctgccctttatcaccactTCTGTTAATAACAATGACAGGATTTCTAGGGGcagccaagttgttgaggagatctgttttggtggttttcatcagaacatgatctccagctttcaagTGTGAaggagctgggatgagaatcagcttctctaaatccaagaccatggtcttgagttggaaaagggtaaaatgccttctctGGATCAGGGATGAAGCCCTGACCCAAGTAGagtagtttaagtatcttggggtcttattCATGGGTGAGGGAAGAAATAGTCAGATTggagctgcgtctgcagtgatgaggtGGGTCTGGATATGAGATTTtccttgtcagttataatcatcaacatttaaagagcacgttgcaggttagagactcccatgaaccaatgtttagagaaacataatagaaactcgttttaaacattttttttacacatgAATAAATTATTTAGGCATTTAGAGACATTTTTGtgagaatttatttatttttttgcaaaaccaagtgacgtcagctgagggagtcctgttagcttaatccagagaaagatATGCATTCAAATGACAGAGAGGAAACTtgaaatgtttataattctacttcagctggaccaaaaccataaagttatgagtctgCTCAACGtttccagagagcagagacaaaccagagggagaaacgatcggccaaagcagagagagagGAGACGCAGCggggagcagcaggtgagttaacgatgctagcttaaactcgtgctAGCATCCCAcccaatattgtacagattactatctccacgtggacctcaagggataaaccatcaaccctgctcaatggtcatctttcctggcggggtcacccatgaggacagtgggagggttaaactaacCGAGCTATTTTATTTTAATTGTCTGTACCATATTTTAAAAGTATCGATATTTTGCCCAGCGCCAACCCATCCCCTTCCCCGCTCCacggagcgcacacacacacacacgcgcacgcacacacacactaagagAAACTAATATTTTCTCTCGCTCTATAAATAGTACAAACACTTTGAACATAATTCTGGCGCTGAACCAAAGTCCCGCCCTCGTTACAACATTCATAAACTAAAAACAATGTTAGTGGGATGAGAGCTGAAAAGTCAGTCAGGACCGGTTACGTGATGGGCCTTCACATCACAGCGCTGCTCGTCAGCACATTCAGCAGGTCACACTTTTAAAAAAACACTTCCCCTTTTTTCTcttacattgaactaaataattacaccAAAGTTTCTTTATTTTGCCAAACAGACTAGAGGAGGCAGACACCGAGCTGTCACAGAGCAGGAGTCATGGCAGACTGGCCTGTTGCTGGTCTCGTTTCATTTTGCTGCGCTGCTTTATCTCCGTGTTTTTCCAGGCTCAGCCCTTTGATGTTGGACTGGTTTAGTTAACTACCTAATTTAAAATGCTCCCACGCTGTGCATTTTTCTAACCGCTTTATGTTTGACTGAATTTATTTGATGATGTGACGAGCTCTTCTTCTGTGCTTTTGATAGTGGCGCTCTCGCACGCTGGTGGCTACGAATATTTTGCACCCATGCACACCAGAAGGAAGAGAGCCTTGTTGGCAGTTAACTGGGCAAAACTATTTTACTGGGTTACAGCATTAATGCAATTAACCAGGTTAACTATGCACATCCCCACCACACGTACTTGACATGACCCTTAACTAAAAAAAGTTTTGACACTTACGCATTGGATGTCTGTACATCTTGCCAGCTCTTGGTGAGGTTCTGCTTAAACTCGTCGAGCGGACGGAGACCCAGTTTTCTCTTCAGCTCGGCGGCGTGTCTCTCTTTGGCTGACAGCACCTGACGCAGGGTATTGATCTCCTCCTCTACCTGAAACACCAGACACACCAGTCATTTCACTTCCTCAGATCTTCACGGCTTCTGACTGGCCTTCAGAGAACAGCAGGGACGGCTCCAATTGCTACCAAATGCAGGAAGATTGCAATATATGCAACTGAACATTTAATAAACCTATAATTTGTAATATCAACAGGTAAGTTTTCAGGATTTAAGGACTGATAAAATAAATCCAAGGTTATCATATAATCTAGGGATGttctgatcatgttttttgttccCGAACCGATTCAGAGTCATTTGCTtttaagaatctgccgataccgggtCCTGATCCGATACGTTAGAAATGCAGAGAAAACGAGAACATTTTTTTTACCTATATTTTATataacgccttctagagtcctgggatccccaaggcgctttacaacactatcagtcattcacccattcacaccctggtgctgatgggctacattgtagccacagctgccctggggcgcaatgacagaggtgaggctgccgagcactggtgctaccggtccctccgaccaccaccagcaggcacggtgggttaagtgtcttgcccaaggacacaacgacagcgacagactgagtggggctcgaaaccacagccttccgattacggggcgagcacttaactccactgctacctttctctgAACTCAACACTAAGTGCGCTGCTGGAAACTGCAGCACAACTGCCCCACTTCCTCCCTCTTGCTGCTTGCACGCGTGCAACAACGGAGTGGTTTCTGCTGACTGTTCTGGAAGCAGTGCAAGTACAGTTGAAGCATTGACGATGTCCCCGTCAAAAATATATATACAGACAGTTTGTAGGCATGTCCCTAAGCTACAGCAAATCCTATGGAAGGGAAATACTACATTTATAATCATTTCATCTAATACAAAGtttcacacaattttcaggtggaACACACCTGACCCTACCTTAGTCTACAGGCTGCTGACCTTAGTGAGTTCAATGTGGAGCTCCTCAGCTTCTGCCTCTGTCAAGCCGAGCGGTGGGGGATGAGGGGAGTTCCCCACTGCTCCCTCTGCAGGCACATCGGACGGGCCTTCAGCGTGGTTCATACCAAGCCCCTTGTTAGGAGAGTTCAGGTTGATATCTGCCATTGAGAGAAGAAGATATTAACACTGCAGCCTGCTAATAAAACCCATGCCCTTCTCAACGACACACAAACTAAACACCAAttcaactagggatgtcccgatccgatcacatgatcggaaatctgtCCAGATCACGTGATTTGAGACTCGATTGGGATCGGGCATAACTTTATGATCTGACCCCTATTGCGCACTAGAAGCATCAGTGGCGCAGAACatcaccgcttcaaatagaattcaTTGTAGTCTATGGAGTGTCACCAACCAGCTGCGGCGCAGCAATTTTcacacgtgtcccagaagcggcacaccGCGCCTTTAAAGATGGGATCACGTTCCATTTTtgccacgagccgcttctgggatgctccAGTTACCGCAGCTAACATGTGGCTAGGCAGGAAATCATCCACGGTTTCAGTGCaaaatccccagtaattttcaaaataaaagtaatgcAGGGATGCACTTTCACGTATTTGAAGCTTACGTCCGgcctaatggcttatttactcacagcgttGTTCCGGATGTGCAGCGATGTGTTTTCATGtctttattcctggcagtggagaggattgACATCTTATATGACATCAGCCATAACAATCTGAGTCCCTtcgttttggtttaatggcggattgcataaacaaaccacaACCGCAAAGTCTCGAGCAACCGCTTGATCTCACGAGTCAagcgaggagcacggcagaggAGCCGCTTCactgctgagactctcccggtgtgcagTTGAGTGCTGTGATTGCCACGAGTAAACCGTTTCACGTGGCTTCTGAGGTGGAATGATGTTGTGGAATCAGACAGATTGTGAGAAAGAAACCGTTGAATATAGTGAAACTTTATTTcgaaatgccacatcagatcaGGATGAACGGGAGGGGAAGTGTAGCAGGATGAAACAAGCCTGCTCCAAATTATGTGGGTTGGCGCATACCGGCTTCCGTACTCATGGGGGCGCTGCGAGTATAAAAGGGGGCTCTGCTCACTGTTGGAGCATGCTAAGGAACCTGCTGCACTCTGGCGTCAGCTGCTGTCCTCAAACTGTGCCTCAGTAGGCGATCGGCTCTGCTTTGGTGGTATGTACTCTACTGGCTAATCAACCAGCTCTAAAGAGAACCATACTCAAACTGTGTTGTGAACTCAACAGCTTGggcatttgtttgttttgtgctGGGCGTGGCGCTACCGCTCATCCCAGAGTGAACTGAGCATTGGGAAAAAAAGGTATGTAGCTCCTGCAGGGGACAGCATGCGAGCTGAATTAATCCAACTCAAGCTCTAGGTGTTACAACTAGGACAGGTGTTGAATACCTGTGCGCTGCCGGGCGGGGAAGCTTCCTTGCGGCCCAGATGATACTAGCTGGCGGACTGGTAGGTGTGGGCCTCAACTTCTCCAGACTTGGTCAAAAGCATAATTTGTTAACTTTGACTTTTCCTTGTGTTCTTTTAGATTACACTCTGTGGACTGGCTGGTGGCGCTGCTGTTTCGTTTTAGTTATTTTACTCATTCATTTTAAGTTTCTCCCCATCCTGTGGTCTCTACACGGACCTCTGTCCATCGTTGGAGGCTCCCCACTCTCAGCGTGGGGGTCCAGTGGGGAAAACAACCGTGTTTTATCCAAATAGTTTTAGTGATTGTTTGTTTGCTCTCCTTTTCTTTTGCGCAGGCTAGGACAGGAAGTGGTAAAGGTGGCCTCGGTGGTGGCGGTCCCGTTTTGTGCGTGTGCTGGTGCTGGGTTCCCTCACGTTGGCGTGAATGTTCACTATTGCCTGGGGTGACTTTATTATATTTTCttgtgcttgtttctttttgggaTTCATCACCCCGTGTGTCCATTCCCTCCTCCAGTTGGTCTCAGTCCTGCAAGTTTTATTCCCTGTTTGTCTTTTTgccgcttttaaacacaaacatattaaacttatatattttttaaacttatttctaaaataaaatgaattGTAAATTTTGGAACCAACCACGTCCCATGCCT
The sequence above is a segment of the Nothobranchius furzeri strain GRZ-AD chromosome 15, NfurGRZ-RIMD1, whole genome shotgun sequence genome. Coding sequences within it:
- the tpd52l2b gene encoding tumor protein D54 isoform X9, which translates into the protein MDPASHDINLNSPNKGLGMNHAEGPSDVPAEGAVGNSPHPPPLGLTEAEAEELHIELTKVEEEINTLRQVLSAKERHAAELKRKLGLRPLDEFKQNLTKSWQDVQTSNAYRSASATLDDIAHSEAYKKTQETLSQAGQKTSAALNTVSSAITKRLGDMRNSATFKSFEDKVGNLKIGLW
- the tpd52l2b gene encoding tumor protein D54 isoform X8 → MDPASHDINLNSPNKGLGMNHAEGPSDVPAEGAVGNSPHPPPLGLTEAEAEELHIELTKVEEEINTLRQVLSAKERHAAELKRKLGLRPLDEFKQNLTKSWQDVQTSNAYKKTQETLSQAGQKTSAALNTVSSAITKRLGDMRNSATFKSFEDKVGNLKYKVVGPRGNGEAVSSPPDSTPTQENPPF
- the tpd52l2b gene encoding tumor protein D54 isoform X2, whose translation is MDPASHDINLNSPNKGLGMNHAEGPSDVPAEGAVGNSPHPPPLGLTEAEAEELHIELTKVEEEINTLRQVLSAKERHAAELKRKLGLRPLDEFKQNLTKSWQDVQTSNAYRSASATLDDIAHSEAYKKTQETLSQAGQKTSAALNTVSSAITKRLGDMRALPFSNSFSNYSIRHSISMPTMRNSATFKSFEDKVGNLKYKVVGPRGNGEAVSSPPDSTPTQENPPF
- the tpd52l2b gene encoding tumor protein D54 isoform X1, which codes for MDPASHDINLNSPNKGLGMNHAEGPSDVPAEGAVGNSPHPPPLGLTEAEAEELHIELTKVEEEINTLRQVLSAKERHAAELKRKLGLRPLDEFKQNLTKSWQDVQTSNAYRSASATLDDIAHSEAYKKTQETLSQAGQKTSAALNTVSSAITKRLGDMRALPFSNSFSSNYSIRHSISMPTMRNSATFKSFEDKVGNLKYKVVGPRGNGEAVSSPPDSTPTQENPPF
- the tpd52l2b gene encoding tumor protein D54 isoform X6, producing the protein MDPASHDINLNSPNKGLGMNHAEGPSDVPAEGAVGNSPHPPPLGLTEAEAEELHIELTKVEEEINTLRQVLSAKERHAAELKRKLGLRPLDEFKQNLTKSWQDVQTSNAYRSASATLDDIAHSEAYKKTQETLSQAGQKTSAALNTVSSAITKRLGDMRNSATFKSFEDKVGNLKYKVVGPRGNGEAVSSPPDSTPTQENPPF
- the tpd52l2b gene encoding tumor protein D54 isoform X5; translated protein: MNHAEGPSDVPAEGAVGNSPHPPPLGLTEAEAEELHIELTKVEEEINTLRQVLSAKERHAAELKRKLGLRPLDEFKQNLTKSWQDVQTSNAYRSASATLDDIAHSEAYKKTQETLSQAGQKTSAALNTVSSAITKRLGDMRALPFSNSFSSNYSIRHSISMPTMRNSATFKSFEDKVGNLKYKVVGPRGNGEAVSSPPDSTPTQENPPF
- the tpd52l2b gene encoding tumor protein D54 isoform X7 codes for the protein MDPASHDINLNSPNKGLGMNHAEGPSDVPAEGAVGNSPHPPPLGLTEAEAEELHIELTKVEEEINTLRQVLSAKERHAAELKRKLGLRPLDEFKQNLTKSWQDVQTSNAYRSASATLDDIAHSEAYKKTQETLSQAGQKTSAALNTVSSAITKRLGDMRALPFSNSFSSNYSIRHSISMPTMRNSATFKSFEDKVGNLKIGLW